From Oryza sativa Japonica Group chromosome 4, ASM3414082v1, one genomic window encodes:
- the LOC4335869 gene encoding subtilisin-like protease SBT1.7, which produces MMAWRSLSLVAFMAAVAAAAAAAGDDRRPYVVRMDVSAMPAPFATHDGWYRSVLSSASARDAAAAPAAEHLYTYSHAMNGFSAVLTARQVEEIRRADGHVAVFPETYARLHTTRTPAFLGLSAGAGAWPASRYGADVVVGIVDTGVWPESASFSDAGVAAPVPARWKGACEAGASFRPSMCNRKLVGARSFSKGLRQRGLNISDDDYDSPRDYYGHGSHTSSTAAGAAVPGASYFGYANGTATGVAPMARVAMYKAVFSADTLESASTDVLAAMDQAIADGVDVMSLSLGFPESPYDTNVVAIGAFAAVRRGILVTCSAGNDGSDSYTVLNGAPWITTVGASTIDRAFTATVTLGAGAGGARSIVGRSVYPGRVPAGAAALYYGRGNRTKERCESGSLSRKDVRGKYVFCNAGEGGIHEQMYEVQSNGGRGVIAASNMKEIMDPSDYVTPVVLVTPSDGAAIQRYATAAAAPRASVRFAGTELGVKPAPAVAYFSSRGPSPVSPAILKPDVVAPGVDILAAWVPNKEVMELDGGETKLYTNYMLVSGTSMASPHVAGVAALLRSAHPDWSPAAVRSAMMTTAYVKDNADDADLVSMPGGSPGTPLDYGSGHVSPNQATDPGLVYDITADDYVAFLCGELRYTSRQVAAIAGHRAGCPAGAGAASHRDLNYPSFMVILNKTNSATRTFTRTLTNVAGSPAKYAVSVTAPAGMAVKVTPATLSFAGKGSTQGFSVTVQVSQVKRSRDGDNYIGNYGFLSWNEVGGQHVVRSPIVSAFAQ; this is translated from the coding sequence ATGATGGCATGGAGGAGCTTGTCGCTGGTGgcgttcatggcggcggtggcggcggcggccgcggcggcgggcgatgaCCGGAGGCCGTACGTGGTGCGGATGGACGTGTCGGCGATGCCGGCGCCGTTCGCGACGCACGACGGGTGGTACCGGTCGGTGctctcgtcggcgtcggcgagggacgcggcggcggcgccggcggcggagcaccTGTACACGTACTCGCACGCCATGAACGGGTTCAGCGCGGTGCTGACGGCGAGGCAGGTGGAGGAGATCCGCCGGGCGGACGGGCACGTCGCCGTGTTCCCGGAGACGTACGCGCGGCTGCACACCACGCGCACGCCGGCGTTCCTCGGGctcagcgccggcgccggcgcgtggCCGGCGTCCAGGTACGGCGCCGACGTGGTCGTCGGGATCGTGGACACCGGCGTGTGGCCCGAGAGCGCCAGCTTCAGCGacgccggcgtggcggcgccggtgccggcgaGGTGGAAGGGCGCGTGCGAGGCCGGCGCGTCGTTCCGGCCGTCCATGTGCAACCGGAAGCTCGTCGGCGCGAGGTCGTTCAGCAAGGGGCTGAGGCAGCGCGGCCTCAACATCTCCGACGACGACTACGACTCGCCGCGGGACTACTACGGCCACGGCTCGCAcacgtcgtcgacggcggcgggcgccgccgtccccgggGCGAGCTACTTCGGCTACGCCAACGGCACGGCCACGGGCGTCGCGCCCATGGCGAGGGTGGCCATGTACAAGGCCGTGTTCTCCGCCGACACGCTGGAGTCCGCGTCCACCGACGTGCTCGCCGCCATGGACCAGGCCAtcgccgacggcgtcgacgtCATGTCGCTCTCGCTGGGCTTCCCGGAGTCCCCCTACGACACCAACGTCGTCGCCATCGGCGCCTTCGCCGCCGTGCGGAGGGGCATCCTCGTGACGTGCTCCGCCGGCAACGACGGCTCCGACAGCTACACCGTCCTCAACGGCGCGCCGTGGATCACCACCGTCGGCGCGTCGACCATCGACAGGGCGTTCACCGCCACCGTGacgctcggcgccggcgccggcggcgcgaggagcaTCGTCGGCAGGTCGGTGTACCCGGGGCGCgtgccggccggcgccgccgcgctctacTACGGCCGCGGCAACCGGACCAAGGAGCGGTGCGAGTCCGGCAGCCTCAGCCGCAAGGACGTCCGCGGCAAGTACGTCTTCTGCAacgccggcgagggcggcatCCACGAGCAGATGTACGAGGTGCAGAGcaacggcggccgcggcgtgaTCGCGGCGAGCAACATGAAGGAGATCATGGACCCGTCGGACTACGTCACGCCGGTGGTGCTGGTCACGCCCTCCGACGGCGCCGCCATCCAGAGgtacgcgacggcggcggcggcgcccagggCGAGCGTGCGGTTCGCCGGGACGGAGCTCGGCGTCAAGCCGGCGCCCGCCGTCGCCTACTTCTCGTCGCGCGGGCCGAGCCCGGTGAGCCCGGCGATCCTCAAGCCGGACGTGGTGGCGCCCGGCGTGGACATCCTCGCGGCGTGGGTGCCCAACAAGGAGGTGATGGAGCTCGACGGCGGGGAGACGAAGCTGTACACCAACTACATGCTCGTCTCCGGCACGTCCATGGCGTCGCCGCACGtcgccggcgtggcggcgctgctCCGGTCGGCGCACCCGGACTGGAGCCCGGCCGCCGTCCGGTCGGCCATGATGACGACGGCCTACGTGAAGGAcaacgccgacgacgccgacctCGTCAGCATGCCCGGAGGCTCGCCGGGGACGCCGCTGGACTACGGCAGCGGCCATGTCAGCCCCAACCAGGCCACCGACCCCGGCCTCGTCTACGACATCACCGCCGACGACTACGTCGCCTTCCTCTGCGGCGAGCTCCGCTACACCAGCCGCcaggtcgccgccatcgccggacACCGCGCCGGctgccccgccggcgccggagcagcAAGCCACCGCGACCTCAACTATCCGTCGTTCATGGTCATCCTCAACAAAACCAACTCGGCCACACGGACGTTCACCAGGACGCTGACCAacgtcgccggctcgccggcgaAGTACGCCGTGTCGgtgacggcgccggcggggatggcggtgaaggtgacgccggcgacgcTGTCCTTCGCCGGCAAGGGCAGCACGCAGGGGTTCAGTGTGACGGTGCAGGTCAGCCAGGTGAAGAGATCAAGAGATGGTGACAATTACATTGGCAACTATGGGTTCTTGAGCTGGAATGAGGTCGGAGGCCAGCATGTTGTCAGGAGCCCTATAGTGTCAGCATTTGCCCAATGA